The nucleotide sequence TTTTGCTTCTTTTTTCAGGAAGTTATTTCGTTAAGGCACTTATCCGGTTTATCCGGGCTGGGCGGCCTTTCTTTTGTTACTTTTCTTTGTACCCTCAAGGGGCATAAATCCAGCAAAAGAAAAGTAAAATTATTATGGCATAGCCTTTTAACTCTAACCCCGCCCAAAGGACGGGGATTTCAAAGATTAATTAAAGTAGCGTACATATAAAAAAAGACCAAAGTCAAAACAGTCACCACTGTCATGCATTCGAGTGCGTTGACAGCTTATGCTCTCAATTATAATGAGCAATCACTTTGCTCACTTTGTCTGAATCATTAAAGAAAAATACTTCAACTGCTTTTTTATCAAACACTGATTTATAATAAATAGCAATTGAATCGATACTCTCGGTAACGTCAATAAACTCAAAATGTAAATGGGGAACCTTTTCTAATGCGGCCTGCCAATACTGCCTGATTTTATCTTTTCCTTTTAAAGCGCCCGTATCTATTCCCAGCGCTACTTTAATCATTGGAGATGTTATTGAAAAATCATCAGCATAATGATCCAATATCTTATCCAAATCATGTGAATTCCATGAATCAATCCACTTCTTTGCAAAATCATTTTTATCGGGCTTCATATTTTCCCTTTCATTTTCTTAAGACTAATCCATTAGCATGTAGTTTTCCCGATAATATCAGAAGAAAATAGCCATTACAAATTTATATTGCTGCATTTATCACTTAAGGTATGCTCTGACCTGATATTTGGCCGGATAACATTCAATATTGCCTGTTGAGGCTACAGGAAAACCGGGAAGGTTCAGTCAACTTTATTACTCTTATAAAAGATCAATTCGCGCTTTCAGGAAGGAACACACAACTATCTCCTCTCCATAAAAAAAGCCCGTCACCATCTCTGGTTCGGGCTTTCCATTTTTCCGTCAGTTGTTCCG is from Deltaproteobacteria bacterium and encodes:
- a CDS encoding nuclear transport factor 2 family protein codes for the protein MKPDKNDFAKKWIDSWNSHDLDKILDHYADDFSITSPMIKVALGIDTGALKGKDKIRQYWQAALEKVPHLHFEFIDVTESIDSIAIYYKSVFDKKAVEVFFFNDSDKVSKVIAHYN